The Flavobacteriales bacterium nucleotide sequence TCGTATTCATCGTCATCATCCTAATGCAGGTTAGCCTTGGGTATGCACAAGATCGGAGACTCCTTGGTGGCATTATCAAAAACACCATTACTGCCGGGCCGGTTGTTTCTGTTCACGTCCTGAACCTTACCGATTCATTGGCCACGATCAGTTCGGAGAATGGAGCTTTTAAGATTCCCGTGAATCTTGGCGATAGCTTGGTTTTCACCTGCATCGGTTATCATTCCAAAGCGCTGATCATAACCGAAAAGGAAATGACTGCGGATTACATTGAGGTTAAAATGGCGCAGCGTGAGTATCAATTGGGCGAGGTTGAGGTGAATCCTTATGGTTCCAAAGACCAGTTCAGACAACGTTTTATGGAATTGGAAGTGGACGATGGAACCATCGATATCGTAGGTATTCAAAAACCAAGCAAGGCACCACGGGAGATACCCATTACGGAAGACAAGAACGAGATCAAGAAGGCAAAGTACATTATGAATCCAGCCTCATTCATCTATGGTAATTTCAGTAAAGACGCCAAGGCACGACAGGAATTACATAGGCTTGAAGCTGAAAAAGGCAAGCATCGATACAACGATAAGAAATTCAACGAAGAGGTTGTTGGTCGAATAACCCGTTACGAAGGAGAACGGCTTTTGGAATTCATGGACTACTGCAATTTTTCTGAAGATCAGGTCTACAGATATTCTGATTATGAACTAACCGTAGCTATCATGAATAAGCAGCGGGCGTTCGAGAACCTAGGTCACAGTTCATCTAAGTAATATTTATTAAGAAAACGTTGTTCAAAATTGGGCAACCCTCAAATTGATGAATGTGAATTAGTAATGGCAAGAATATTAACTTGCACCGCAATTGCACTATAGATGAAGCACCTTTT carries:
- a CDS encoding carboxypeptidase-like regulatory domain-containing protein, with protein sequence MRNLVFIVIILMQVSLGYAQDRRLLGGIIKNTITAGPVVSVHVLNLTDSLATISSENGAFKIPVNLGDSLVFTCIGYHSKALIITEKEMTADYIEVKMAQREYQLGEVEVNPYGSKDQFRQRFMELEVDDGTIDIVGIQKPSKAPREIPITEDKNEIKKAKYIMNPASFIYGNFSKDAKARQELHRLEAEKGKHRYNDKKFNEEVVGRITRYEGERLLEFMDYCNFSEDQVYRYSDYELTVAIMNKQRAFENLGHSSSK